The Ostrea edulis chromosome 1, xbOstEdul1.1, whole genome shotgun sequence genomic sequence CATGCATCCATTTGTTGTTTTTACCTATTTCTTCCACGTGTATATCTCTGCTTTTCGTTCAGTCGGCTGTTACTGGGGCGTTGTGAAATGCATCAAAGATGTCTATTTCTGTATTTGAAATGTCGCTTTTCACAACAGATGCTTATAATATACCCGAATATATGTTGTAATCAACCACGTGGGAACATTTGTCCCATTAGCGCAGGTTTGGTATGGACGCGAGTCATCTTAGAACAAATCATCAAACAGAAGTTATTTTCATACTTTTATTTTGAACATTTGATTGAACATAATAAATACTGCCCTtacaattgaaataaataaataaataagatgaaaactccacttatattgatctgaaaatgaaacaaaacacAATGGCATTAAATTCTAACCCGAAAAAGAATAGCAAAACTTAaatcaatgggttttttttgttgcttAAATATCccatgcattatttttttttttacctatttACGTCCGTATTGGTTACAACCATAGGGCCCACATCCGTGACTACCCCCGTTGATCCTCCCTTGTCCTCCGCCAATATGTCCGCCTCTGGGACCACCTCCGATGATTCTTCCTATTCCACTTCCAATGCCAGCACCGTGTCCTTCTATTCCTCCTTGGCTAGACCACTGCCGACGAGAGCCCCACTGACTTCCGCCGCTACCGATGATGCCACCGATGCCGCCACTGCCGATGCCTCTGGCATTTCCAGCTCCAATGTGACCACCGGGAATGTAAGCACCGGCTGCAATGGAAGAGATGtaatttcaaatgaataatgtcatcaaaaatttcaaatacaaatagatgtacatttgtatttggATGAAATTTTACAATCACTCATTTTCACTGAATCATTGCTATATTCACATTTATCGTATTCATAAGGATTGAATTCTGGGATGCACATGtgcaacaaaaatatttaaagatgaGATTcctatgtttttcattttaaagtatctagaatatgaaatttacttAAACTACCTTtactcagagagagagagagagagagagagagagagagagagaaacttaCGCTGGTATCCGGCGGAATACGCCATAGCGACACAGACACTGAGGAGAACGAGAGCTCGGATCATGGTTGTTGCTTTGTTTAAGTCCTGACGAACTGTGATTTGGACATCGAAGTTCTCAAGTATTTATACTATTTGAGCAGaaagaaatatgaataaataccCTTAATCCGGTGCATTTTCAgtacatttttacatatttttatttataagtTACTTAATAAGATGAGTAAGTACACGTATTTATACACTCATTTAATGgattttgtgtttcataaaatgaaatttcaggAAATTAATTTAATGAGAAATGAATTTGGAGCCATATCGAATAAACCCCGAACTCAATTACACGCATTTTATGAATTAATTAAAGTGCCAATTACTATTGCTTCCtttattcattaatattttatttccctCCGCAGAGGATCATGACATGACATGCATAATCATAACATTACAAAGATAGTAATGGAGTAGATATACAATTAGAAAGAAGTGAAATAATAACAAAGGTATAAATATGTGTACATAGTGGagacaaaaaataaatgaattgatacGTAACAGACACaacaattttttattaattgtgTATCTGAAGGTTATTACTTTGTTGTGCAGGTGCCTGTAATTCAGCATGCGGAAGGACACAATAGGAGAACTGTAATGCTGAGTAAGAGTTTACCGACCAAGTGGAATCAAAAACAGGTCGTCTTCTGTAAGGGCGCATAACCTGCTGTCAATCATATGTCGTAGAAATTCACGATGTTGCACAATTGATCTCGAGTGCTAGCAGTGGCCAAGCAAGTGCAAGAGGCGGGAACGAACACATTTCTAAAGGATTTTTAACACAACAAGCAAACGTGTGTTTtgtatttgaatgtaaaacttatacggtaccaattttgatgcaccagatgcgcatttcgacaaataatgtctcttcagtgatgctcaaccgaaaatttttgaaatccgaaataacagtaaacttgtaggccCTAAGAGCTATCTTAGTGAAAAACAGAGTGACCAAAAAGTGGAGCCCAATTcttctaaggataagagctatgcacgagggagataatccttaattttgaaataaatttctaaattgtatcacagcaattaaatatacatccatattttgaagctagtaacgaagtacttagctactgggctgtagagaccctcggggactaacagtccaccagcagaggcctcgacccaggggtcataatgtaaaacttacacggtaccaattttgatgcaccagatgcgcatttcgacaaataatgtctcttcagtgatgttcaacagaaatttttgaaatccgaaataacagtaaacttgtaggccctaagagctatttgaggggaaaacagagtgacCAAAAAGTGGAGCCCAATTCTTCtgaggataagagctatgcacgaggaaGATAATCcctgattttgaaataaattttatcacgacaattaaatatacatccgtattttgaagctagtaacgaagtacttagctactgggctgtagagaccctcggggactaacagtccaccagcagaggcctcgacccaggggtcataatgtaaattGAACTAAGTTTGCAAATAAATTTACACAAGTTGATTTCTGAACGATTTCTAGGCATTTTCCAAAGTGATGATGGTTCTGTAATGTCAATAATTAGTCGAAAGAAAGAGAAGTCGGGGTCACAAGATAAACAAGTCTGACGTTGTAGGTTATGGAGAGATGAAACAGGTCCTTACGATCTTCATCCATGCTGGTTTaggttaaaaaatatatatgtgtgtttattttatttttttactatTAAGTGTATTATTAGCTTACCTGAGCGAatggctcaagtgagctttttttatcaaaatttgtccgttgtctgtcgttgtaaacttttcatattttcatcttctccagaatcactgtgccagtttcaaccaaacttggcataacGTATTCTTCGGTGAAGGGGGGTCAAGTTTGttcatgctcccttcaaagtgggagataatcataaaaatagaGCGGGTTTATAATTgtgttttctcaagaaccacaggacgagaaaagttgaaatttacatgaatgcttcctCATATATCGGAAATTCAAATTTCTTAATATCGTGATCCCCGGGGGGATGTTggagtcacaataggggatcaaaattgtacatgcgaataaataaagaaaatgtttaaaaatcttcttcgaGATTTACTTGAACagttcctgatatagagtagatttaaatttgttcagatcatggcccccaggggtagggtgggtccacaataggggatcaaagttttacatgcagatatgtaggaaaatcttctccagaaccacttggccaatcaaacttggaacaaatcatccttgggtgaatgGAATTCAAATGTGTTGAATTGAAGAACCATGCGCCtttaaaagggagataatcccgaaaatacaaaatagggtggggtcatttaacaagaggcccaaaggccttatcggtcacctgaatattagtgaaaagtatcactacttccatgggctatggaatctagaaaaaatttcctattctgaatatctaagctaaattctaatgtttagcaacagtataaacaagatgtgttcttaaaacttcactgcccccaaaagtgcatatactgatgaaaggctttaaataataggtgtattaacatcaTGACtaatcctaaagtcataaccctgagttatgaaattcaccatttttgtacatccttttctgctattcataagtatgcatttagattttatacagtatcagcaaacttacacgtACATAAAATATACTAAGTTTTAAGATAtcaaaatccctacccctgggatcaccaatttactattttggtaaaggactacctgttctttctaaatttCTATTTGCTTTCAATTTAGTTATTTAGtgactttgcagtgcctagatatacaccatcttatacgtaatccaccaacgtgttcttgtgcttcatcttctttcaactatagttcagctggacatgtcattattggtgatgttgatatacatgtagttgaaaatgaggacctcaaatcactttatctaaaaggtcctaaatacagagaacctcagtcttttaattggcgacagaatttcatctttattatgaattctgtcaaagattatgccagatgatggactaaatatgaaaatgaagaacttgatatattttcagaatgggttaaaagcataagaggaatattacaatcccgcattagacatattaaaacaaaagtacgtaccatctatccttctgtgtttagtaaaccagaagtgataaaagaattgttAGATCAGGAATATgctttggttccagctgacaaagctagtaacaacttTGCTTGTAGGGCTCatcattacaactgtattttaaacgaacttggcattaattccacttttgataatcgtacttatactccagcTGCCCTCTCAAAAAgttgaaattcttcaaaataatgcttcagttttagacacatttaatataccagtcaatgggtcgaatgaatatgagttaccatacctatactggattcctaaactacataaaaacccttacaaacaaagatacattgctggatccagtaagtgctctaccaagcgcctatctttgctcctgacgaaaatattaacagctatgaaggagaaatttcaaacttactgtgcgactacatataccagaagtggtgttaatcaaatgtggattcttaaataaattctaa encodes the following:
- the LOC125656992 gene encoding uncharacterized protein LOC125656992, whose translation is MIRALVLLSVCVAMAYSAGYQPGAYIPGGHIGAGNARGIGSGGIGGIIGSGGSQWGSRRQWSSQGGIEGHGAGIGSGIGRIIGGGPRGGHIGGGQGRINGGSHGCGPYGCNQYGRK